One window from the genome of Rhodococcus sp. ABRD24 encodes:
- a CDS encoding acyl-CoA dehydrogenase family protein, translating to MGELLLNPHDYDPKDLDPNTRRLLRATVDWFENRGKRRLLQDDLHAVWAGDFLDFVGREKLFATFLTPAAESGGDPNKRWDAARNAALSEILGFYGLAYWYLWQVTVLGLGPIWMSENASARRHAAEQLEAGGVMAFGLSEREHGADVYSTDMLLTSVQDGGVAFRANGTKYYIGNGNVAGMVSVFGRRTDVEGADGYVFFVADSRNLHYRLLDNVVHGQMYVSTFALRDYPVRDRDILHTGPDAFSAALNTVNVGKFNLCTASIGICEHAFYEAITHAHNRVLYGKRVTEFPHVRAAFVDAYSRLVAMKLFSARAVDYFRSAGPEDRRYLLFNPMTKAKVTSEGEAVVTLLHDVIAAKGYEKDTYFREAAEMIGTLPKLEGTVHVNVGLILKFMPNYLFNPASYPDVGTRTDPTDDEFFWAQGPTRGAGKVQFHDWTRAYEAFADVLNVARFLEQALALRELIATAGPDEAQREDLDFLLTIGHLFELVIYGQLILEQADIAGLDRDLLEQIFDFQIRDFSAHAVALYGKPSSTPAQQEWAMAAIRKPAVDAGRFGRVWEQVVAYDGAYEMRP from the coding sequence GTGGGCGAGCTGCTCTTGAATCCGCACGACTACGACCCGAAGGACCTCGATCCGAACACGCGGCGGCTGCTGCGCGCGACCGTCGACTGGTTCGAGAATCGCGGTAAACGCCGGCTGCTTCAGGACGACCTGCATGCGGTCTGGGCGGGTGACTTCCTCGACTTCGTCGGACGGGAGAAACTGTTCGCCACGTTCCTGACCCCGGCCGCAGAGTCTGGCGGGGATCCGAACAAGCGTTGGGATGCTGCCCGCAACGCCGCACTCAGCGAGATTCTCGGCTTCTACGGCCTCGCGTACTGGTATCTGTGGCAGGTCACGGTGCTGGGGCTCGGCCCGATCTGGATGAGCGAGAACGCGAGCGCCCGCCGGCACGCCGCCGAGCAACTCGAGGCCGGCGGGGTGATGGCATTCGGGCTATCCGAGCGGGAGCACGGCGCGGACGTGTACTCCACCGACATGCTGCTCACCTCCGTGCAGGACGGTGGTGTGGCGTTCCGGGCGAACGGAACCAAGTACTACATCGGAAACGGCAACGTGGCGGGCATGGTGTCGGTGTTCGGACGCCGCACCGACGTCGAGGGGGCCGACGGGTACGTGTTCTTCGTCGCGGACAGCCGCAACCTGCACTACCGCCTGCTCGACAACGTCGTGCACGGTCAGATGTATGTGAGCACGTTCGCGTTGCGGGATTATCCGGTCCGAGACCGGGACATCCTGCACACCGGGCCGGACGCGTTCTCGGCGGCGCTCAATACGGTCAACGTCGGGAAGTTCAACCTGTGCACCGCCTCGATCGGCATCTGCGAGCACGCTTTCTACGAAGCGATCACCCACGCGCACAACAGGGTTCTGTACGGCAAGCGGGTCACCGAATTCCCGCATGTGCGGGCTGCTTTCGTCGACGCCTACTCCCGGCTGGTCGCGATGAAACTGTTCAGCGCCCGCGCAGTGGACTACTTTCGCAGTGCAGGCCCGGAGGATCGCCGCTACCTGCTGTTCAACCCGATGACGAAGGCCAAGGTCACCTCGGAGGGGGAGGCCGTGGTGACGCTGCTGCACGATGTGATCGCCGCCAAAGGCTACGAGAAGGACACGTATTTCAGGGAAGCGGCGGAGATGATCGGCACGTTGCCGAAACTCGAGGGCACTGTGCACGTCAACGTCGGGTTGATCCTGAAGTTCATGCCGAACTATCTGTTCAATCCGGCGTCGTATCCGGACGTCGGGACTCGCACCGATCCCACCGACGACGAGTTCTTCTGGGCACAAGGCCCAACTCGTGGTGCGGGGAAGGTGCAGTTTCACGACTGGACGCGGGCATATGAGGCGTTCGCCGATGTCCTGAACGTCGCGCGGTTCCTCGAGCAGGCCCTCGCGTTACGGGAGCTGATCGCCACCGCCGGTCCGGACGAGGCTCAACGTGAGGATCTGGACTTCCTGCTCACGATCGGGCACCTGTTCGAGCTGGTGATCTATGGCCAGTTGATCCTCGAGCAGGCCGACATCGCGGGCCTGGACCGGGATCTACTCGAGCAGATCTTCGACTTCCAGATCCGCGACTTCTCGGCGCATGCGGTTGCGCTGTACGGCAAGCCATCGTCGACGCCGGCGCAGCAGGAGTGGGCGATGGCCGCGATCCGTAAGCCCGCCGTCGACGCCGGTCGCTTCGGGCGGGTCTGGGAGCAGGTCGTCGCGTACGACGGTGCCTACGAGATGCGGCCCTAG
- a CDS encoding TetR/AcrR family transcriptional regulator, whose protein sequence is MTTRRAPTTLPATTAEQTMLDAARDEFERYGIRRTNMDDIAKRAGISRSTLYRRFPNKDALVEVLILREAGLFFDQLDALAQDLDPAQAVVECFTRGIQLTHEIPLIGRILESEPELMVAVTARTDGAPIAVTAARVAAALRHSGASMPEDDLLAASEILIRIAMSLMLHPHGQLDTTDPAAARRYAERYLTRLVW, encoded by the coding sequence ATGACCACGCGCCGCGCTCCCACCACACTGCCCGCCACCACCGCGGAGCAGACGATGCTCGACGCCGCGCGGGACGAGTTCGAGCGCTACGGGATTCGGCGCACCAACATGGACGACATCGCGAAGCGAGCGGGGATCAGCCGCAGCACCCTTTACCGACGGTTCCCGAACAAGGACGCACTGGTCGAGGTGCTCATCCTGCGCGAGGCGGGGCTGTTCTTCGATCAACTCGACGCCCTGGCCCAGGACCTCGACCCGGCGCAGGCCGTCGTCGAGTGCTTTACCCGGGGAATCCAACTGACCCACGAGATCCCGCTGATCGGGCGGATCCTCGAGAGCGAGCCGGAGCTGATGGTCGCAGTGACCGCGCGCACCGACGGCGCACCGATCGCCGTCACCGCCGCCCGGGTTGCCGCCGCGCTGCGACACAGCGGTGCCTCGATGCCGGAGGACGATCTGCTTGCGGCGTCCGAAATCCTCATCCGCATCGCGATGTCGCTGATGCTGCACCCGCACGGGCAGTTGGACACGACCGATCCCGCCGCGGCACGCCGCTACGCCGAGAGATACCTCACCCGACTGGTGTGGTGA
- a CDS encoding helix-turn-helix domain-containing protein, producing MVMKLEGALSDREAWETGDHCSIGRAMEVVGTRSAILLLREAYYGTTRFDDFAHRVGITDAVASARLKDLVQAGLLTKSPYRVPGQRTRYEYVLTEMGRDLLPAVIALMQWGDKYLHDDGGPLRIVEEATGAPVRVQLVSESGAEVGLDGLRVRLNRDSVKAGIDSRSRRGKRAP from the coding sequence ATGGTGATGAAATTGGAAGGGGCGCTATCGGACCGCGAAGCTTGGGAAACTGGCGACCACTGTTCGATCGGCCGCGCCATGGAGGTCGTCGGTACACGTTCGGCGATTCTTCTGTTGCGTGAGGCCTACTACGGCACTACGCGATTCGACGATTTCGCGCATCGGGTCGGCATAACCGACGCCGTCGCCTCGGCGCGTCTCAAGGACCTGGTGCAGGCAGGACTGCTGACCAAGAGTCCGTACCGCGTACCAGGGCAACGCACCCGGTACGAGTATGTGCTGACTGAAATGGGTCGTGATCTACTTCCCGCGGTGATCGCCTTGATGCAGTGGGGTGACAAGTACTTGCACGATGACGGTGGCCCGCTACGCATCGTCGAGGAAGCTACTGGGGCGCCGGTCCGCGTCCAGTTGGTGAGCGAATCGGGTGCCGAAGTCGGCCTCGACGGACTTCGGGTACGCCTGAACCGAGATTCGGTCAAGGCAGGGATCGACTCACGGTCACGGAGGGGCAAGCGCGCCCCGTGA
- a CDS encoding MFS transporter, whose protein sequence is MVINSQSDVTPRRPPSAAATLTILCGAPFLASLDLFVVNVAFDQIGTSFPGHSLADMSWVLSGYAIVYAALLIPLGRWADNVGHKRVFLMGLAVFTVASAAAAVSPGLWALVGFRLLQAVGAAALTPTSLGLLLNSVPLEKRAISVRIWAAVSGAAAAAFGPVVGGLLVEVSWRWIFLINIPFGIVLLIAGTRVLAECRTLRADSKLDLFGAVLLAVGIGALTTAIVQGHDWGWTSSGVIAAFVVAVVASIGFLLNNSRRRSPLVDPSLFRLRTFTWSNIGALVFSASFAAGLLGLVLWLQTVWDYSAVRTGLAITPGPIMVPIFAMVGQALTKRFKASTLAFAGSVLWAAGTVLILLSVDSQPDYVTAVLPGWLLSGIGVGLTLPTILSSATAQLPPTSAATGSAVVNMTRQIGTVLGISGLIALIGSPIGFDAAHEAFQRAWWAVAATGLLSAVVAFGLTPRSSVAPSPVPGSTEAENTPSVTTN, encoded by the coding sequence ATGGTCATTAATAGTCAGAGTGATGTCACGCCCAGACGGCCACCTTCTGCGGCGGCCACGCTCACAATCCTCTGTGGCGCACCGTTTCTCGCGAGCCTCGACCTGTTCGTCGTAAATGTCGCTTTCGATCAGATCGGCACGAGCTTTCCGGGCCACTCACTCGCCGACATGAGCTGGGTACTCAGCGGCTACGCCATCGTCTATGCAGCCCTGTTGATCCCGCTCGGTCGGTGGGCGGACAATGTCGGACACAAGCGAGTGTTCCTGATGGGTCTGGCGGTGTTCACCGTCGCGAGCGCTGCCGCCGCGGTCAGCCCTGGGCTGTGGGCGCTCGTGGGCTTCCGCCTCCTACAGGCAGTCGGAGCCGCAGCTCTTACCCCCACAAGTCTGGGTTTGCTGCTCAACTCCGTGCCATTGGAGAAGCGCGCAATCTCCGTTCGAATCTGGGCCGCGGTCAGCGGTGCCGCCGCTGCCGCATTCGGTCCGGTTGTCGGCGGATTGCTCGTCGAGGTGAGCTGGCGGTGGATCTTCTTGATCAACATCCCTTTCGGTATCGTTCTTCTCATCGCCGGGACGCGTGTTCTCGCCGAATGCCGAACCCTGCGGGCGGATTCGAAACTCGATCTGTTCGGCGCAGTGTTGCTCGCGGTCGGCATCGGCGCACTGACCACCGCGATTGTGCAGGGCCACGACTGGGGGTGGACCAGCTCCGGCGTGATCGCAGCCTTCGTCGTCGCGGTGGTTGCTTCGATCGGATTCCTCCTCAACAACTCTCGCAGGCGATCGCCGCTGGTAGATCCGAGCCTGTTCAGGTTGAGGACCTTCACCTGGTCGAACATTGGTGCACTGGTGTTCAGCGCGAGCTTTGCCGCAGGACTCCTCGGCCTGGTTCTCTGGCTGCAAACAGTGTGGGATTACTCCGCAGTGAGGACCGGACTCGCGATCACCCCAGGACCGATCATGGTGCCGATCTTCGCGATGGTCGGACAGGCCCTAACCAAGCGCTTCAAGGCCTCCACGCTCGCTTTCGCGGGCAGCGTGCTCTGGGCAGCCGGGACAGTACTGATCCTGCTGTCCGTCGATTCCCAGCCGGACTATGTCACAGCGGTGCTCCCAGGATGGCTCCTCAGCGGTATCGGCGTCGGCCTGACCTTGCCGACCATCCTGTCGTCCGCTACCGCGCAGCTGCCGCCTACCAGCGCTGCAACCGGTAGTGCAGTGGTGAACATGACGCGCCAGATCGGCACCGTTCTCGGTATCAGCGGACTCATCGCCCTCATCGGCAGTCCGATCGGCTTCGACGCGGCGCACGAGGCCTTTCAGCGAGCCTGGTGGGCAGTCGCAGCGACAGGACTGCTGAGCGCCGTCGTCGCTTTCGGGCTGACCCCTCGCAGTTCCGTCGCCCCATCTCCCGTTCCCGGATCGACCGAAGCAGAGAACACCCCCTCGGTGACAACCAACTGA
- a CDS encoding acetyl-CoA C-acetyltransferase, whose protein sequence is MTSSAYVLDAVRTPVGRRGGSLSDVHAADLGAHVLKAVLTRADVDPALVEDVIMGCCDTLGPQSGNIGRTSWLAAGLPDHVPGVTVDRQCGSSQQAIHFAVQGVMSETADLLVAAGVQNMSQIPMSSAMLAGRQYGHSDPFSGSRGWRTRYGHADVSQFRSADMIADKWSQSRSEMEQYALASNEKAIEAIDSGRFDDEITPLHGLERDECPRRGTTLEKMAKLPALSEGSKITAALASQNGDGASAVILASERFVEAHDLRPRATIRHISVRADDPIWMLTGPIAATQHALTKTGLTIEDIDLFEVNEAFASVAMAWLAETGADPSKVNVNGGGIALGHPLGATGAKLFTTLLHELERRGARYGLQTMCEGGGTANVLIVERL, encoded by the coding sequence ATGACCTCCAGCGCATACGTGCTCGACGCGGTACGGACCCCCGTTGGCCGACGCGGCGGATCGCTCAGCGATGTGCATGCCGCAGATCTCGGAGCACACGTCCTGAAGGCCGTCCTCACGCGGGCTGACGTCGATCCAGCACTCGTCGAAGACGTCATCATGGGTTGTTGCGACACTCTAGGACCCCAATCGGGAAACATCGGTCGAACCAGCTGGCTCGCAGCGGGACTGCCCGATCACGTCCCTGGTGTCACCGTTGACCGTCAGTGCGGTTCGAGTCAGCAGGCCATCCACTTCGCGGTGCAAGGGGTGATGTCCGAAACTGCTGACCTCCTTGTGGCCGCTGGCGTGCAGAACATGAGCCAGATACCGATGAGCTCGGCAATGCTCGCCGGCCGGCAGTACGGCCACAGCGACCCATTCTCGGGTTCTCGAGGATGGCGAACTCGGTACGGTCACGCCGACGTCTCACAGTTCCGCAGCGCCGACATGATCGCCGACAAATGGTCGCAATCCCGCAGCGAGATGGAGCAATACGCCCTCGCCAGCAACGAAAAGGCTATTGAAGCAATCGATTCCGGGAGATTCGACGACGAAATCACACCACTACACGGCCTCGAGCGCGACGAATGCCCGCGGCGAGGAACCACCCTCGAGAAGATGGCGAAACTGCCCGCGCTCAGCGAAGGCTCGAAGATCACCGCGGCGCTCGCCAGCCAGAACGGCGATGGGGCAAGTGCGGTCATTCTCGCATCAGAGCGGTTCGTCGAAGCCCACGACCTACGGCCGCGAGCCACGATCCGCCACATCTCGGTACGCGCGGACGATCCCATCTGGATGCTCACGGGCCCGATTGCCGCGACACAACATGCTTTGACGAAGACTGGCCTGACAATCGAGGACATTGATCTGTTCGAGGTCAACGAAGCCTTCGCGAGTGTTGCGATGGCGTGGCTGGCCGAAACGGGTGCAGACCCGTCGAAGGTGAATGTCAATGGCGGCGGCATAGCGCTCGGCCACCCTCTCGGCGCGACCGGTGCCAAGCTCTTCACCACGCTGCTCCACGAACTCGAACGCCGAGGCGCACGCTACGGGCTGCAGACAATGTGTGAGGGCGGCGGAACAGCCAACGTTCTCATCGTCGAACGGCTCTGA
- a CDS encoding steroid 3-ketoacyl-CoA thiolase produces MGTPVIVDAVRSPIGKRGGWLSGLHPAEILGSTVSALLERSALDPALVEQVIGGNVTQAGEQAGNITRTAWLHAGLPQGAGATTIDSQCGSAQQATGLISALIETGVIAAGIACGVESMSRVPLGANRGNGEFGSPRPSSWTIDMPTQFEAAERIAHRRGFSRIDTDAFALHSQQKALTAWSEGRFDREVVPVKAPVMVSGAPTGETDVVHRDQGPRESSIEGLARLVPVIEGGMHTAGSSSQISDGASAILLMDSDRAAELGMKPRARIVSQALVGAEPYYHLDGPSAATERVLERASMSIHDIDLFEVNEAFASVVMSWQAVVKADWDKVNVNGGAIALGHPVGSTGSRLITTALHELERRDATTALIAMCCGGALATGTVIERL; encoded by the coding sequence ATGGGCACTCCCGTCATCGTCGATGCCGTTCGTAGCCCAATCGGCAAGCGTGGGGGTTGGCTGTCGGGCCTGCATCCAGCCGAGATTCTGGGCAGCACGGTTTCCGCGCTACTCGAGCGGTCAGCGCTCGATCCGGCGCTTGTCGAGCAGGTGATCGGTGGCAATGTGACTCAGGCCGGCGAGCAGGCCGGGAACATCACCCGGACCGCGTGGCTGCATGCAGGGTTACCGCAGGGGGCGGGCGCGACGACGATCGACTCGCAATGCGGATCCGCGCAGCAGGCAACAGGTCTCATCTCGGCCCTGATCGAGACGGGCGTGATCGCGGCGGGTATCGCATGCGGGGTGGAGTCGATGAGCCGAGTTCCCCTCGGGGCGAATCGTGGAAACGGAGAGTTCGGTTCCCCGCGGCCCAGCTCATGGACGATCGACATGCCGACCCAGTTCGAGGCGGCCGAACGTATTGCCCACCGCCGTGGGTTCTCTCGCATCGACACCGACGCCTTCGCTCTTCATTCTCAGCAGAAGGCGCTAACGGCCTGGTCGGAGGGTCGATTCGATCGAGAGGTCGTTCCCGTCAAGGCGCCCGTGATGGTCAGCGGGGCACCCACCGGCGAAACGGACGTGGTGCACAGAGATCAAGGTCCGAGGGAGAGTTCGATTGAAGGGCTGGCGCGACTCGTGCCTGTGATCGAGGGCGGCATGCACACCGCGGGCAGCTCGTCTCAGATCTCCGACGGCGCGTCTGCGATCCTCCTGATGGACTCCGACCGTGCCGCGGAACTGGGGATGAAGCCCCGAGCACGCATCGTCTCCCAAGCATTGGTTGGAGCGGAACCCTACTACCACCTGGACGGTCCGAGTGCCGCCACCGAGCGGGTGCTCGAGCGTGCATCGATGTCGATTCACGACATCGACCTTTTCGAAGTGAATGAAGCCTTTGCGTCCGTCGTGATGTCATGGCAGGCCGTCGTCAAGGCAGACTGGGACAAGGTCAATGTCAATGGCGGCGCAATCGCTCTTGGTCACCCTGTGGGCAGCACCGGCTCTCGTCTGATCACCACGGCACTACACGAGCTCGAACGTCGCGACGCAACGACCGCGCTGATTGCGATGTGCTGTGGCGGGGCGTTGGCCACCGGAACCGTCATCGAACGTCTCTAG
- a CDS encoding oxygenase MpaB family protein translates to MPLDFDAAIREAVPMPVEAVATSEGPRLGPDSLIWKYYGDVRGLLGFQRLAGTENCIEQLGKAVEDHSVIFSDTLGRARRSGPPIMKTVYSDDPQQWGRTVRDFHNPIKGTISDGSRYHALNPELFYWAHATFVDQVLYVTDTFIRRLSYEEKARIFEESKIWFQLYGVSDRSQPQTYEDFLDYWAQMLDRFVPTPTILYATGYIRQGVPGPRAIPRPVWNVLSAPINAFMRTVVVGTLPPQMREVCGLEWNPKKESRFQRFAAFSRRINPLVNRLPLRVLYLPWAYHAWRRVGIDPRPLMNCLGSSAPAR, encoded by the coding sequence ATGCCGCTCGATTTCGACGCCGCCATCCGCGAGGCGGTCCCCATGCCCGTCGAAGCAGTCGCCACCTCTGAGGGGCCGCGGCTGGGCCCCGATTCGCTGATCTGGAAGTACTACGGCGACGTGCGCGGCCTGCTCGGCTTCCAGCGCCTGGCCGGCACCGAGAACTGCATCGAGCAGCTCGGGAAAGCAGTCGAGGACCACTCGGTGATCTTCTCGGACACGCTCGGCCGGGCACGCCGCAGCGGGCCGCCGATCATGAAGACCGTCTACAGCGACGACCCACAACAGTGGGGGCGCACGGTCCGCGACTTCCACAACCCGATCAAGGGCACGATCAGCGACGGCTCGCGGTACCACGCGCTCAACCCGGAGCTCTTCTACTGGGCGCACGCCACCTTCGTCGACCAGGTCCTCTACGTCACCGACACCTTCATCCGACGACTTTCGTACGAGGAGAAGGCGCGGATCTTCGAAGAGAGCAAAATCTGGTTCCAGCTCTACGGGGTGAGTGATCGGAGTCAGCCGCAGACCTACGAGGACTTCCTCGACTACTGGGCGCAGATGCTCGACCGGTTCGTGCCGACTCCGACAATCCTCTACGCCACCGGATACATCCGCCAGGGCGTGCCCGGCCCGCGGGCGATTCCGCGTCCGGTGTGGAACGTGCTGTCCGCTCCGATCAACGCCTTCATGCGCACCGTCGTCGTCGGCACGCTGCCTCCGCAGATGCGTGAAGTGTGCGGTCTCGAATGGAATCCGAAGAAGGAGAGCCGGTTCCAGCGCTTCGCCGCCTTCTCGCGTCGCATCAACCCGCTCGTCAACCGGCTTCCACTTCGCGTGCTGTACCTGCCCTGGGCATACCACGCCTGGCGCCGGGTCGGGATCGATCCCCGACCACTGATGAACTGCCTGGGCTCATCCGCCCCCGCTCGCTAG
- a CDS encoding cytochrome P450 — protein sequence MRTKQLAPPPAGSGLRPIHGTGDPGVLELLRFFRNPIRLVAQRREAFGDMTYINAFGQKFAVPLTADGTESVAANRQKALAAEPAWGFLIGPFFRRGILLMDFEEHRHHRLILQQAFNNKHLRGYLDDMQPMLRDGVRSLPVGENILILDRFKELTLDLALEIFMGLDLPRAEADRINKAFIDCVNAGMSLVRRNIPGTKWSRGLAGRAVLEEFFREQLPAKRATETPDLFSVLCRARSEEGHTFSDEDVVNHMIFVLMAAHDTSTITLTTMAYYLALHPEWQERARAQSRELPRDITYDNLAEFTVLDAVIKESLRLNSPVPGLARRALEDTEIDGHFVPKGTYVSAIGMVNHHNPALWTDPERFDPDRFSPARAEDRSHRYAWMPFGGGVHKCIGLYFAQMEIKTIMHNLLLEYEWSVPDGYTWRLDNTTLPVPKDHLPVTLRAI from the coding sequence GTGCGTACCAAGCAGTTGGCACCACCACCGGCCGGCAGCGGCCTCCGCCCGATCCACGGCACTGGAGATCCGGGAGTCCTCGAACTCCTGCGGTTCTTCCGCAACCCGATCCGGCTGGTGGCCCAGCGTCGGGAGGCCTTCGGGGACATGACCTACATCAATGCGTTCGGACAGAAGTTCGCGGTCCCGCTCACCGCCGACGGCACCGAGTCGGTCGCCGCGAACCGGCAGAAAGCGCTGGCCGCCGAGCCTGCGTGGGGGTTCCTGATCGGGCCGTTCTTCCGCCGCGGGATCCTGTTGATGGACTTCGAGGAACATCGACACCACCGGCTGATCCTGCAGCAGGCCTTCAACAACAAGCACCTGCGCGGCTACCTCGACGACATGCAGCCGATGCTGCGCGACGGCGTCCGGAGCCTGCCCGTCGGCGAGAACATCCTGATCCTGGACCGGTTCAAGGAACTGACCCTCGATCTGGCGCTGGAGATCTTCATGGGGCTGGATCTGCCGCGCGCGGAGGCGGATCGGATCAACAAGGCATTCATCGACTGTGTCAACGCCGGGATGTCCCTCGTCCGCAGGAACATCCCCGGAACCAAGTGGTCCCGCGGCCTGGCCGGACGGGCCGTGCTCGAGGAGTTCTTCCGCGAGCAACTACCAGCCAAGCGCGCCACCGAGACCCCGGACCTGTTCTCCGTGCTGTGCCGGGCGCGGTCCGAGGAGGGTCACACCTTCTCCGACGAGGACGTGGTGAACCACATGATCTTCGTCCTGATGGCGGCACACGACACCTCCACCATCACTCTCACCACGATGGCGTACTACCTTGCCCTGCACCCGGAGTGGCAGGAGAGGGCCCGCGCCCAGTCCCGCGAGCTGCCGCGTGACATCACCTACGACAACCTGGCCGAGTTCACGGTGCTCGACGCCGTCATAAAGGAATCGCTGCGGCTGAACTCGCCGGTGCCCGGCCTCGCCCGACGAGCCCTGGAGGACACCGAGATCGACGGCCACTTCGTCCCGAAGGGCACCTATGTCAGTGCGATCGGCATGGTCAACCACCACAACCCCGCGTTGTGGACGGATCCTGAACGCTTCGACCCGGACCGCTTCTCCCCCGCACGCGCCGAGGACAGGTCACACCGATACGCGTGGATGCCGTTCGGCGGCGGGGTGCACAAGTGCATCGGCCTCTACTTCGCCCAGATGGAGATCAAGACGATCATGCACAATCTCCTGCTCGAGTACGAGTGGTCCGTGCCCGACGGCTACACCTGGAGGCTCGACAACACCACACTGCCGGTTCCCAAGGACCATCTCCCGGTGACGCTGCGAGCGATCTGA
- a CDS encoding thiolase family protein: MRDAVIVDAVRTPLGRGKATGALHSVHPVDLMAHSLRTIIERTGIDAALVDDVIGGVVTAVGEQGSNLTRRATLAAGFPESVPATTVDRQCGSSQQAIHFAAQGVISGAYDVVVATGVESMSRVPMGANLVGTTDPAGVAFAERYPEGLVPQGISAELIAARWGLTRTQMDEFALGSHAKAAEATKNGLFDAELSPVAGLSSDEGIRVGSTLDTMAGLRSAYYDEAMARRFPQIGWNVTAGSASQINDGSAAVMITTSERAGQLGLTPLARLHSFAVAGDDPLYMLTAVIPATQKVLARAGLSISDIDLFEVNEAFASVVLAWAEETGADLSKVNVHGGAIALGHPLGASGARLMTTMVHALREREGRFALQTMCEAGGLSNATIIERL, translated from the coding sequence ATGAGAGATGCCGTAATCGTCGACGCTGTCCGCACCCCGCTCGGCCGTGGAAAGGCAACAGGGGCCCTGCACAGCGTTCATCCAGTCGACCTGATGGCACACAGTCTCCGAACGATCATCGAGCGAACAGGGATCGACGCCGCACTTGTCGATGACGTCATCGGTGGCGTCGTCACTGCAGTCGGTGAGCAGGGGTCCAACCTCACACGGCGAGCCACATTGGCAGCCGGATTCCCCGAATCGGTTCCCGCCACCACCGTTGATCGCCAGTGCGGTAGCAGCCAGCAAGCGATCCACTTCGCCGCCCAGGGAGTCATCTCCGGCGCCTACGATGTCGTGGTCGCAACTGGCGTCGAGTCCATGAGCAGGGTCCCCATGGGCGCAAATCTGGTCGGTACAACCGACCCTGCAGGCGTCGCCTTCGCGGAGAGGTACCCGGAGGGTCTGGTTCCTCAGGGCATCAGCGCCGAACTCATCGCCGCACGATGGGGTCTCACTCGCACCCAGATGGACGAGTTCGCGCTGGGAAGCCATGCCAAGGCCGCTGAAGCCACCAAGAACGGACTGTTCGACGCCGAGCTCAGTCCGGTGGCCGGATTGAGCAGCGATGAAGGCATCCGGGTGGGAAGCACGCTCGACACAATGGCCGGGCTCCGGTCGGCGTACTACGACGAGGCGATGGCACGACGGTTCCCCCAGATCGGATGGAACGTTACCGCCGGCAGTGCAAGCCAGATCAACGACGGCAGCGCGGCCGTGATGATCACCACCAGCGAGCGCGCTGGGCAGCTCGGACTCACCCCGCTAGCGCGGCTTCACAGTTTCGCGGTCGCCGGCGACGACCCGCTCTACATGCTGACTGCGGTAATCCCGGCGACCCAGAAGGTCCTTGCCCGTGCCGGACTCTCCATCTCCGACATCGACCTCTTCGAAGTCAACGAAGCGTTCGCATCGGTGGTCCTGGCCTGGGCGGAAGAGACCGGTGCAGATCTGAGCAAGGTCAACGTCCACGGTGGTGCGATCGCACTCGGCCACCCCCTCGGCGCCAGCGGGGCCAGACTGATGACGACGATGGTTCACGCACTTCGTGAGCGCGAGGGAAGATTCGCCTTGCAGACGATGTGTGAAGCGGGCGGTCTGTCCAACGCGACCATCATCGAGCGGCTGTAA